Proteins encoded within one genomic window of Rhinoderma darwinii isolate aRhiDar2 chromosome 5, aRhiDar2.hap1, whole genome shotgun sequence:
- the LOC142652156 gene encoding sterile alpha motif domain-containing protein 9-like codes for MDFSNLPCNVDEWTKDHVKLWVTGTLKLDTAVGDILYNEDVTGNILKTLTKRDFRDMGLKQGPASSLLNNGKALIAQAKDSQQNSTSVVSGSQALQNKDVAPLDKTDPNQVKKETTLHEDSGNPAASSSREVQGFERVTPYPFDTIHENKSYTKNHLLPPESGSSNYIDPIHEYKEFTNTSKATEEDKKMKFCNEVFRFAAACMNARTNGTIHFGVRDKPHGQIVGVSVDNSETYVRYIDQMFSKYFQDNQLHLAKKCIRSPRFVSVRNEQNTQSDLVVIEVDVVPEYAYCKSQIFCTFQYIFKDKTWKRSKEKSCFLRDGGSSKDILANVQKEASLESLYSEMGARDEDRKRAEDQKKKKQKVYQVDGTKLASLLTGNRDSLDNSYYKWYILVANKCHESHMKHLDFIQELNWFAILDFDPESVTNGLCKVYQEKRKPNLHFPQQYDEIFQHFTKENLEELKLYQQPSWIFCNGRLDFMKQDYQPLDYRMWQKEKAADVRKLVSFFSRKDLMERGKFLVVFLLLSTVEEPVDPMNEVFSAFFQELRGMTDILCICEGKETFQRWKDLQARIISEEEMEERCIYNLGIKNLNGTILRLKSNTRSASRFLPSHGGSTTILRRKDEDVMTSLDILCVNECHDTEIESNTTTFNAFLKGQEENFYRGGKATWWNFYFSSKKYTGPFIKRDIQAKLQDQIDGWSKCEKQISVKIITLFHHPGCGGTTTAMHVLWELRETFRCATLNRQTDSFSDIAREVVSFAVHGSPSRNEFHPVLLLVDDYKDEESVSILRNNIRTAIAERYIRFETPVVIILNCVRSQNPEQSSKSNCSSSVALINKLSSQEQRAFVKKLTEIENTHENPDNFYSFMIMKTNFDKTYIENTVRNTLKGLKNASKTTQLISFLALLNKYVTNSTISASMCEEFLGITEKKTCWLRETIEDFIGSYSTICIRTEVEEYGRYEGLRIIHPMIAHQCIEELKSTYDIQQSSIMLNLLQTNVFHDTGIGREILTQNMQSMLVTRHRKEHGDETDTLFSPLIEEIQKDEGGSTVEKVLKEGTMRFNQNPYICQALARHFCIREKNFTDSFDWAKKAVSIAPTNSFILDTLGQIYKSKLKATMDDIKIPISSEELNSLLKIANTASKTFEECQEQTEKTEIERSEKERYNARHYRVYNTAGYLGQIEVCLYTVDILLYIPWFQSNDILSRKHLTQYLSGRWDISVDNVSKDYEEFINVLSDHRPFLMKLKACLKKALDFFQDYFVYMKQRTIHKESLEFKTRDKVSEYRKKYNRQFYDPDLMQITNEEDQRKKSVSLCKEEYRACLEVSKADRFPGILECLTDHGKDAKKVETIVKAYTYLLEASTNESQMLLRDKQNFILANIVLHCISPKSHLIKPMETLEKHLKEIMNNIGLDHRYPEPYFLASLLFWPQTLHKLDSNSKLIADYVISMRKAFRGNYRHMCNAKQPLAHFYLGKNAGLKRLIHKGKIDQYFSEVPPSDLNSLWQSGDIWKEAVIKDLLLLVNGRAEDNMIYVECSNTVNIKVRPVYLGQLRSGKSIERVTFYMGFSIDGLIAYNIESI; via the coding sequence ATGGATTTCTCAAATTTGCCTTGTAATGTGGACGAATGGACAAAAGACCATGTAAAGCTGTGGGTTACTGGAACTCTAAAACTTGACACTGCGGTTGGAGACATTCTATACAATGAAGATGTGACTGGCAACATCCTAAAGACATTAACTAAAAGAGACTTTCGCGATATGGGACTTAAACAAGGACCTGCCTCTTCATTACTCAATAACGGAAAAGCACTTATTGCACAAGCCAAGGACAGTCAACAAAACAGTACAAGTGTTGTAAGTGGGTCACAAGCACTGCAAAATAAAGATGTTGCACCTTTAGATAAAACAGACCCAAatcaagtaaaaaaagaaacaactttACACGAAGACTCAGGGAATCCTGCCGCAAGCAGCTCTCGTGAGGTTCAGGGTTTTGAAAGAGTAACACCTTACCCTTTTGATACTATCCATGAAAACAAATCCTATACTAAAAACCATCTTCTTCCACCGGAGTCAGGCTCATCTAATTATATTGACCCAATTCATGAATACAAGGAGTTTACCAACACATCAAAAGCCACCGAAGAGGATAAAAAGATGAAATTCTGCAACGAAGTTTTTAGGTTTGCGGCTGCATGCATGAATGCTCGTACAAATGGCACCATCCATTTTGGAGTCCGGGACAAACCACATGGACAAATTGTTGGTGTTTCAGTAGACAACAGTGAAACTTATGTTCGGTATATTGATCAAATGTTTAGCAAATACTTTCAAGATAATCAATTACATTTGGCCAAAAAATGTATTCGTTCACCTCGTTTTGTCAGCGTACGGAATGAACAGAACACGCAGTCTGATCTAGTGGTTATTGAAGTCGATGTGGTTCCGGAGTATGCTTACTGTAAGTCACAAATATTTTGTACATTCCAATATATTTTCAAAGACAAAACCTGGAAAAGGAGTAAAGAAAAATCTTGTTTTCTTCGAGATGGGGGGAGTTCCAAAGATATTTTGGCAAACGTGCAGAAGGAAGCCAGTTTGGAATCGCTTTATTCTGAAATGGGCGCTAGAGATGAAGACCGAAAAAGAGCGGAAGAccagaaaaaaaagaagcaaaaagTTTACCAAGTAGATGGTACTAAACTTGCTAGTTTACTAACCGGAAACCGAGACTCCTTGGATAATTCTTACTATAAATGGTACATTTTGGTTGCTAATAAATGCCATGAATCTCATATGAAGCATTTAGATTTCATTCAGGAATTAAACTGGTTCGCCATTCTTGATTTTGATCCAGAGTCCGTCACAAATGGCTTATGTAAAGTTTACCAAGAAAAGAGGAAACCAAATTTACATTTTCCTCAACAGTATGACGAAATATTTCAACATTTCACAAAGGAAAATCTTGAAGAACTTAAACTATATCAACAGCCTAGCTGGATTTTTTGTAATGGAAGACTTGATTTTATGAAGCAGGACTACCAACCACTGGATTATAGAATGTGGCAGAAGGAGAAAGCTGCTGATGTCCGGAAactggtttcttttttttctaggaaagACCTAATGGAACGAGGGAAATTCCTTGTtgtatttttattactttctACTGTTGAAGAGCCCGTGGATCCTATGAATGAAGTGTTCAGTGCCTTCTTCCAGGAACTTCGAGGTATGACTGACATCTTATGTATTTGTGAAGGTAAAGAAACTTTTCAGAGATGGAAAGATTTGCAAGCGAGAATAATAAGTGAGGAAGAAATGGAAGAGAGATGTATTTATAACCTGGGTATTAAAAACCTAAATGGGACCATTCTTAGATTAAAATCGAATACCCGGTCAGCTAGTCGCTTCCTGCCGTCACATGGTGGTTCCACTACTATTTTACGTAGGAAAGATGAAGACGTCATGACCTCTTTAGATATTCTTTGTGTAAATGAATGTCACGATACGGAGATAGAGAGTAATACAACTACATTTAATGCATTTTTAAAGGGCCAGGAAGAGAATTTTTACAGAGGAGGGAAGGCGACCTGGTGGAATTTCTATTTCTCATCCAAAAAATACACTGGACCATTTATTAAAAGAGATATCCAGGCAAAATTACAAGACCAGATAGACGGTTGGTCTAAATGTGAGAAACaaataagtgtaaaaataatTACTCTCTTTCATCACCCTGGATGTGGAGGGACCACAACAGCCATGCATGTTCTCTGGGAACTTCGAGAAACATTTCGTTGCGCCACTTTAAACAGACAGACTGACAGCTTTTCAGATATTGCGCGAGAGGTGGTCAGTTTTGCAGTTCATGGATCGCCTAGTAGAAATGAATTTCATCCAGTCCTACTCTTAGTGGATGATTATAAAGATGAGGAAAGTGTATCCATCTTGCGGAATAATATCAGAACGGCAATTGCAGAACGATATATAAGATTTGAGACTCCCGTTGTGATCATATTAAATTGTGTGAGATCTCAGAACCCGGAGCAGAGCTCAAAATCCAATTGCTCAAGCAGTGTCGCTTTAATAAATAAGCTTTCTAGCCAGGAGCAAAGagcatttgtaaaaaaattaacggAAATTGAAAACACACATGAAAATCCAGATAATTTCTATTCATTTATGATCATGAAAACTAATTTTGATAAGACTTATATAGAAAACACCGTGCGAAATACTCTCAAAGGCTTAAAAAATGCCAGCAAGACAACCCAGCTCATTTCCTTTCTTGCCCTTCTTAACAAATATGTGACAAATTCTACCATTTCTGCATCGATGTGTGAGGAGTTTCTTggtataacagaaaaaaaaacatgctggCTCCGGGAGACTATTGAAGATTTCATCGGCTCTTATTCTACAATATGTATTCGCACAGAAGTGGAAGAATATGGGAGATATGAAGGACTGCGCATAATCCACCCAATGATTGCACATCAATGTATAGAAGAGTTAAAGAGCACATATGATATCCAACAGAGTAGTATCATGTTGAATTTGTTGCAAACCAATGTATTCCATGATACCGGCATTGGCAGAGAAATTTTAACGCAAAACATGCAAAGTATGCTGGTCACGAGACATCGAAAGGAACACGGAGATGAAACGGATACATTGTTTTCCCCTTTAATCGAGGAAATCCAGAAGGATGAAGGAGGCTCAACAGTGGAAAAAGTTCTAAAAGAAGGCACAATGCGATTCAACCAGAATCCTTACATCTGCCAAGCATTAGCAAGACACTTCTGCATTCGAGAAAAGAACTTCACcgattcctttgattgggcaaaaAAGGCAGTATCTATTGCACCTACAAATTCCTTTATTTTAGATACTTTAGGTCAGATCTATAAGAGCAAGTTAAAAGCCACGATGGACGATATAAAGATTCCCATATCGTCAGAAGAGCTTAACAGCCTACTAAAAATTGCTAATACCGCATCAAAGACCTTTGAAGAGTGTCAAGAACAAACCGAAAAGACAGAAATTGAGAGATCTGAAAAAGAACGATATAACGCAAGACATTACCGTGTATATAATACAGCAGGTTATCTGGGCCAGATTGAAGTCTGCCTGTACACCGTAGATATTCTCCTGTATATACCATGGTTTCAATCGAATGACATTCTGTCTAGAAAACACTTGACACAGTATTTATCTGGTAGGTGGGATATTTCAGTGGACAACGTCAGCAAAGACTATGAAGAGTTCATTAATGTTCTGAGTGACCACAGACCATTTTTAATGAAACTAAAAGCTTGTTTAAAAAAAGCACTCGATTTCTTCCAAGATTATTTTGTGTACATGAAGCAAAGGACCATCCACAAGGAAAGCTTAGAATTTAAAACACGCGACAAAGTTTCTGAATATCGGAAAAAATACAACCGGCAGTTTTATGATCCCGATTTAATGCAGATAACCAATGAGGAAGACCAAAGAAAGAAAAGCGTTTCACTATGTAAAGAGGAGTACAGGGCGTGCTTGGAAGTATCCAAAGCCGATAGGTTCCCCGGAATCTTAGAATGTCTTACGGACCATGGAAAAGATGCTAAAAAGGTGGAAACCATTGTCAAAGCATACACGTATTTATTAGAGGCCTCCACGAATGAATCACAAATGCTTCTTCGAGACAAACAAAATTTCATCTTGGCAAATATTGTACTTCATTGCATTTCTCCAAAATCCCACCTGATCAAACCAATGGAAACACTGGAAAAACATCTTAAAGAGATTATGAATAATATTGGACTTGATCACCGATACCCAGAACCCTATTTTTTGGCCTCACTACTTTTCTGGCCTCAAACGCTTCACAAACTGGATTCCAATTCTAAACTCATAGCTGATTATGTCATCTCTATGAGAAAGGCTTTCAGAGGCAATTATAGGCACATGTGTAATGCCAAGCAACCCTTAGCACATTTCTATCTCGGTAAAAATGCTGGCTTAAAAAGGCTAATTCACAAAGGAAAAATAGATCAATACTTTTCGGAAGTCCCACCATCAGATCTAAATTCTCTCTGGCAAAGTGGAGACATCTGGAAAGAGGCCGTGATTAAAGATCTTCTCCTCcttgtaaatggcagagcagaagACAACATGATCTACGTA